The following is a genomic window from Spirosoma foliorum.
ACCTGAAAAATACAAGTAAGTACAAATCCCCAGAAAAGGTTACGGATAGCAATCATTTATAAGCTTTTTTACTCAGCAAAAATAAAAAGAGGCTCACTCCAAATTAAAAAATTATGATGTGCGGTTGCCATAGTTCAATAATACCTTCACACAGAAGAGTCAACAGAAAGGGGCTTCCATTACAATGGAAGCCCCTTTTTGTTGACTCTTCTGTATTGATCTACTTCAATTTCCCCAGTTGTTCAACGTTCTTACGCGTATCGTTATGGCTCGCCTGGGCTAGTTCCATCGATTTTTGAGCGGCCTTCTGCGCATCGGCAGTTTTACCAGCACGCCGATAAGCTTCAGCCAATTCGTAATATAAATCACCCTGTTCTTTCGGACCAGGTTTTAGGGCAAGCCCTTTGTTAATCCACTTTACCACGGTTGGTACATCACTGGCATCGGGGCTACTCCGGTTAAAAAGATGTGAAATATATTGGTATTCCAAAACCGTCAACTGATTAGAATTGACCTGGTTATCCATTCGTTCTACCGCTTTTCCCGTCTGACGAGCCCGAAAATAGGCGTTCACTTCGGGCAGTAACGTCCGGTTAGCCGCTACCTTAGGGTCGATTCCAATTTTAACCAGATCCTGCCGAATATCAAGAATGCGCGAAATAGGGAACTGAGCGCCCCGGCCGCTGAACAACGACGACATCAATATATTTTCTGCAACCTGTTGTGCTTCCTGAACTCCATACGCCTTTCGATAAGTATCCATATGGCTCAGCATATACTGAAAAATGGGATTTTCGGAATCAAGAACAAGCTTTTGCAGCGCCAGCCAGTTTGTCTGATTGGCAAACGTTGCAGCCGATTGCTGCCTGGCATAGTCGTTCATGGCAGCCATATTCGCGACCGTGTCCTTCGTCACACGGCTGTACATAGCATAGTCGATCAGGAAATTAGCCGATCGTTCGCCCTGTTGATAACGCGATTTCATGGTTTGGCTTCGCGTTTTTGGGTCAAGGGCATTGTTTCCATGCCGAATCACTTCATCCGTTGAGTTATTACTCATGGCAAAGTGAATCAAATTCTGCTGCGGATCGAAGTACAGAAAAAGTGGTAACGACGGCACAAACAACCGACGGCTATCTAAAAACGCCCGTGTTGATGGCTGATTAATGTCTAACTGCGTATTTAGGAACTTATCGTTATAGAACTTCCCTACTCGCGCATCGGCCAGCGTCGGTTTGAAGCTTTCGCAAACGTGACAGGTGGGCGAAAAAATCTCGATAAAAACGGGTTTCCCCGCTCGTCTTGCCTCCTGAAATACCTTCTCAACCGGTACGGGTTTAAACTGAATTCCTTTTTGTGCAAGGGCGCTCGTTGCCACAAAGAGCAGCAGCAGAATTTTTTTCATGAATCGTAAAATCATTGGTAAACAGGCATCAGCAAATTAACGGCCAATATGTTGGCTTCGTGTTTACTATTGCTGTTTTTGCTGCTCTTTAATTTCTTCTTCAAGCCGCTTACTTAGCACTCGGCAGGTATTTTCGATATCGGTGGCCATCCGTTTATCGCCCGTTGCATTAATAGCTGTATCGGCAATACCACTCATTATTTCAATCAGGAAGCGTTTCATATCGACCACTTCCATTTCTTTTGTCCAGAGGTCGATTTTTAGCGTACTATTATGGTAATTGTCCCAGAGGGCAATGGCAATGGCACGGGTATCGCTAAGTCCTTCGTTCGGATTGTCGGTGGCTTCCCAGTATATTTTTTCGGGGATATTCTGATTATCCAGTTCAACTGCGAAGTGAATGTCTGATTTTTTCATGAGGCAAAAATACATAGTGCGGTTGGAAACCCGCGATTTGATTGGCAACAAACATTAATACGGTGTGGGTTTCACAGCTCGCTACTAAATTTGTCCATCCAAGAAATCTACTAACATGTATACCTTATACGCTATTCCCAATTGCGATACTGTAAAAAAAGCCCGCGTCTGGCTCGCCGAACACGGCGTTGAGTACCAGTTTCACGATTACAAAAAACAGGGAATTGACAAAAAAACGATTGAACACTGGCTTACACAAAAGCCTTGGGAAGAGCTGGTAAACCGATCTGGCATGACCTGGAAGCAATTACCCGATGAAAAAAAGCCAACCAACGCCGAAGCGGCCATTGCCCTGATGATTGAAAAACCATCCGTGATTCGTCGGCCATTAATTGAAGAAAATGGACAAATTGTGGCGCTGGGCTTTAAACCCGACGCTTATAGTGAAACGTTTCCGGGTTAACTTGGGGTTCTTTCGACAGGATTGTCACTCAGAGCCGTGCCACGGTTCTGAGTGACAATCCTGTCGAAAACTGAAACCGTAACAATATGTCCAAAATAGTATTGGATTCCCCAGAAGCAGTCAAGTTGCTGGTGGATTCATTTTACGAGAAAGTACAAATAGATGCACTGCTTGCCCCCGTTTTCACCGATGTGGCACAGGTAGACTGGTCGAAACACTTACCCAAAATGTATGCGTTCTGGGAGTCGATTATCCTGGGAAATAACGCTTATGATGGACATCCTTTCCGCCCGCACTTAATCGTAAACCAGAAGCATACGCTCACCATCGATCATTTTGAGCGCTGGTTGCAGCTATTTTCCCAAACAATAACCGAAAATTTCACAGGAGAAACTGCCGAACAGGTACGGCAGCGCGCGACTCAGATTGCGCTAGTATGGAATAACAAACTGGAGTACATCAATAACGACTCGTATATGGAGTAGCGCGGACATCCTGTCCGCATTGCTGAAAACTAATGCTAGCTTCTGGCAATGCGGACCAGAGGTCCACGTTACTTATTGCTTACTAAATACTTTCTTCAGCAAATCCGTAACCCGGGCGGCTGGGTTCTCCCGAATTTTTTCTTCTTCCTGTGCCACTAGAATAAACAATCCATCAACAGCTTTGCCCGTTGCATAGGCTGTCAGATTGGGATTAGCCTTCTGAACAAAGGGGATTTTATTGTAGGTATTCACCAAGTCGCTATAGTACTTGGTTGCATTGTTTTTCTTAAGCGTACTATCGATGATCGGCGTAAACTCTGTCACCAACTGCTGGCCCGATGTTCGGCGGAGGTACTGCGTGGCGGCATCCTTTTGGCCCTGTAAAATACCAACGGCGTCCTGAATACTCATCGACGTAATCGCCTTCACAAACACAGGAGCGGCTTTTTTGGCAGCATCTTCGGCCGCCCGGTTCAGCGATAACTCAAACTGATCCACCTGTTTACTGAATCCTATCTGCCGAAGTTTGGCGGCTACATTTTGCGCTTCGGGCGGAAAGGCTATTTTGAGGAGTGGGTTTTTAAAATAACCATCCAGCGCCGACGCCTGAGCCGAACCATTGGTTACACCAATACGCAGTGCTTCTTTCAACCCAGATGCGATATC
Proteins encoded in this region:
- a CDS encoding DUF255 domain-containing protein, which gives rise to MKKILLLLFVATSALAQKGIQFKPVPVEKVFQEARRAGKPVFIEIFSPTCHVCESFKPTLADARVGKFYNDKFLNTQLDINQPSTRAFLDSRRLFVPSLPLFLYFDPQQNLIHFAMSNNSTDEVIRHGNNALDPKTRSQTMKSRYQQGERSANFLIDYAMYSRVTKDTVANMAAMNDYARQQSAATFANQTNWLALQKLVLDSENPIFQYMLSHMDTYRKAYGVQEAQQVAENILMSSLFSGRGAQFPISRILDIRQDLVKIGIDPKVAANRTLLPEVNAYFRARQTGKAVERMDNQVNSNQLTVLEYQYISHLFNRSSPDASDVPTVVKWINKGLALKPGPKEQGDLYYELAEAYRRAGKTADAQKAAQKSMELAQASHNDTRKNVEQLGKLK
- the gldC gene encoding gliding motility protein GldC, which translates into the protein MKKSDIHFAVELDNQNIPEKIYWEATDNPNEGLSDTRAIAIALWDNYHNSTLKIDLWTKEMEVVDMKRFLIEIMSGIADTAINATGDKRMATDIENTCRVLSKRLEEEIKEQQKQQ
- a CDS encoding ArsC family reductase, which translates into the protein MYTLYAIPNCDTVKKARVWLAEHGVEYQFHDYKKQGIDKKTIEHWLTQKPWEELVNRSGMTWKQLPDEKKPTNAEAAIALMIEKPSVIRRPLIEENGQIVALGFKPDAYSETFPG
- a CDS encoding group III truncated hemoglobin, producing MSKIVLDSPEAVKLLVDSFYEKVQIDALLAPVFTDVAQVDWSKHLPKMYAFWESIILGNNAYDGHPFRPHLIVNQKHTLTIDHFERWLQLFSQTITENFTGETAEQVRQRATQIALVWNNKLEYINNDSYME
- a CDS encoding DUF4197 domain-containing protein produces the protein MMKKTVLVTSLLALTLNQASFAQDSTRQKSTGGGIFGKIINAVSQPAGASGSLTNTDIASGLKEALRIGVTNGSAQASALDGYFKNPLLKIAFPPEAQNVAAKLRQIGFSKQVDQFELSLNRAAEDAAKKAAPVFVKAITSMSIQDAVGILQGQKDAATQYLRRTSGQQLVTEFTPIIDSTLKKNNATKYYSDLVNTYNKIPFVQKANPNLTAYATGKAVDGLFILVAQEEEKIRENPAARVTDLLKKVFSKQ